Proteins from a single region of Pseudomonas sp. 10S4:
- a CDS encoding MFS transporter, giving the protein METRGFSAAERLERLPISGYHRIIFIIIALAFFFDSMDLAMMTFLLGSIKTEFGLSSAQAGLLASSSFFGMVLGASLSGMLADRFGRKPVFQWSIVLWGIASYLCSTAQNVETLTLFRVLLGIGMGMEFPIAQSMLSELIPAKKRGRYIALMDGFWPLGFVAAGVLSYFLLPVIGWRDIFLVLAVPAVFVLAIRFFIPESPRWLEQAGRHEAADKVLLRIEDRVRASLGRADLPEPIRLPRVESTPGHFFSALRQIWSPLYRQRTMMIWSVWFFALLGFYGLTSWLSALLQQSGFAVTQSVYYTVLISLGGIPGFLMAAWLVERWGRKPVCVVTLLGGGVMAFLYGQSAVFGGNVSLLITSGLLMQFFLFGMWAVLYTYTPELYPTSARATGSGFASAIGRIGSLLGPLVTGLVFPITGQGGVFALGAMCFAIAAAVVWVFGMETRGKTLEELTEATPI; this is encoded by the coding sequence ATGGAAACACGAGGCTTCAGCGCGGCAGAACGATTGGAACGGCTGCCCATCAGCGGCTATCACCGCATCATTTTCATCATCATTGCCTTGGCGTTTTTCTTTGACTCCATGGACCTGGCGATGATGACCTTCCTGCTCGGCTCGATCAAAACCGAGTTCGGCCTGAGCAGCGCCCAGGCCGGGTTGCTGGCCAGTTCTAGCTTTTTTGGCATGGTGCTGGGGGCGTCGTTGTCCGGCATGTTGGCCGATCGCTTCGGACGCAAACCGGTGTTCCAGTGGAGCATCGTGTTGTGGGGCATCGCCAGTTACTTGTGCTCGACGGCGCAAAACGTGGAAACACTGACCTTGTTCCGAGTCCTGCTGGGGATCGGCATGGGCATGGAGTTTCCCATCGCCCAGTCGATGCTCTCGGAACTGATTCCGGCCAAGAAGCGTGGGCGTTATATCGCGTTGATGGACGGGTTCTGGCCGCTGGGTTTTGTCGCGGCCGGGGTGCTGTCGTACTTTTTGCTGCCGGTGATCGGCTGGCGCGACATCTTCCTGGTGTTGGCGGTGCCGGCGGTGTTTGTCCTGGCGATTCGCTTCTTCATTCCCGAATCCCCGCGCTGGCTGGAACAGGCTGGGCGGCATGAGGCGGCGGACAAGGTTTTGTTGCGCATTGAAGATCGAGTCCGGGCGTCGCTGGGGCGTGCTGATTTGCCGGAGCCGATACGCCTGCCGCGCGTGGAAAGTACGCCGGGCCACTTCTTTTCCGCGCTGCGGCAGATCTGGTCGCCGCTGTACCGCCAGCGCACGATGATGATCTGGAGCGTCTGGTTCTTCGCCTTGCTCGGTTTCTATGGATTGACGTCGTGGCTCAGCGCCTTGCTGCAACAGTCAGGTTTTGCCGTGACCCAGTCGGTGTATTACACGGTGCTGATTTCCCTCGGCGGGATTCCCGGGTTCCTCATGGCCGCATGGCTGGTGGAGCGCTGGGGACGTAAACCGGTGTGCGTGGTGACGCTGCTGGGCGGCGGGGTGATGGCGTTTCTCTATGGCCAGAGTGCGGTATTTGGCGGCAACGTCAGCCTGTTGATTACCTCGGGGCTGTTGATGCAATTCTTCCTGTTCGGCATGTGGGCGGTGCTCTACACCTACACGCCGGAGTTGTACCCGACCTCGGCGCGGGCCACGGGCTCAGGATTTGCCTCGGCGATTGGACGCATCGGTTCGTTGCTTGGGCCGTTGGTGACCGGGCTGGTGTTCCCGATAACCGGGCAGGGCGGGGTGTTCGCCTTGGGGGCGATGTGCTTTGCGATTGCGGCGGCGGTGGTTTGGGTGTTCGGGATGGAGACGCGGGGCAAGACGCTTGAAGAGTTGACTGAAGCGACACCGATCTAA
- a CDS encoding ABC transporter permease has product MLLSLEPRGQQSRLMLWCSPLLAAALTLGCGSLLFIALGHDPLLTLHTLLIAPISDLYGVSELLVKALPILLCALGLAVAYQARIWNIGAEGQLLLGALAGSALAVNIIDMQSRWALVFVLLVGTMAGAAWAGLTAWLRTRFNANEILTSIMLNYIALNLLLFCVHGPLKDPAGFNFPESAMFGDASRLPLLMEDGRVHAGVYFALLALVAVWVLLQKSFVGFQIKVLGLDKRAAGFVGFREKRLIWLALLISGGLAGLAGVCEVTGPIGQLVPQVSPGYGYAAITVAFLGRLNPIGILFSSLLMALLYIGGESAQMSMNLPQAITQLFQGMMLFFLLASDVLILYRPRLNLRWARRAPATAVTAGAL; this is encoded by the coding sequence ATGCTGCTTTCTCTCGAACCCCGTGGCCAGCAATCGCGCCTGATGTTGTGGTGCTCGCCGTTGCTGGCGGCGGCGCTGACTTTGGGCTGCGGCTCATTGTTGTTTATCGCGTTGGGTCACGACCCGTTGCTGACCTTGCACACCTTGCTGATCGCGCCGATCAGCGACTTGTATGGCGTTTCCGAACTGCTGGTCAAAGCCTTGCCGATTCTGCTTTGCGCGTTGGGCCTGGCGGTGGCGTATCAAGCACGGATCTGGAACATCGGCGCCGAAGGCCAGTTGCTGCTTGGCGCCCTGGCCGGCAGTGCACTGGCGGTGAACATCATCGACATGCAAAGTCGTTGGGCGCTGGTCTTCGTCCTGCTCGTCGGCACGATGGCCGGCGCAGCGTGGGCCGGGCTGACGGCGTGGTTGCGCACGCGCTTCAACGCCAACGAAATCCTCACCAGCATCATGCTCAATTACATCGCCCTAAACCTGCTGCTGTTCTGCGTGCACGGGCCGTTGAAAGACCCGGCCGGGTTCAACTTTCCGGAGTCGGCGATGTTTGGTGATGCCAGCCGTTTACCGTTGTTGATGGAGGACGGTCGGGTTCACGCGGGTGTTTATTTCGCCCTGCTCGCGCTGGTCGCTGTGTGGGTGCTGTTACAGAAAAGCTTTGTCGGTTTCCAGATCAAAGTGCTCGGGCTGGATAAGCGCGCGGCGGGGTTTGTCGGCTTTCGCGAGAAGCGGTTGATCTGGTTGGCGCTGTTGATTAGCGGCGGCCTGGCCGGATTGGCCGGCGTCTGTGAAGTCACCGGACCGATCGGCCAATTAGTCCCGCAAGTCTCGCCAGGGTACGGCTATGCAGCGATTACCGTGGCGTTTCTCGGCCGGTTGAATCCGATCGGCATTCTGTTTTCCAGCCTGTTGATGGCGTTGCTGTACATCGGTGGCGAGAGCGCGCAGATGAGCATGAACCTGCCACAAGCGATCACCCAACTGTTCCAGGGGATGATGCTGTTTTTCCTGCTGGCCAGTGACGTGCTGATTCTCTATCGGCCGCGTTTGAACCTGCGCTGGGCACGCCGCGCACCCGCCACCGCCGTAACCGCAGGAGCGCTGTGA
- a CDS encoding calcium:proton antiporter: MLTLLKQEKFLLLAVLAAVVAYPLEPWMLHSGQPVALAAGLVLIAFIVVASMRVAHHAELLAEKVGDPYGTMILTLAAVLVEVVILAIMMSNEASPTLVRDTIYSAVMLDINGILGLAALMGGIKHGEQSYNDDSARSYSVMILTAMGVSMVVPEFIPEANWKVYSAFTIGAMIVLYTLFLRMQVGPHSYFFSYSYPEKRRKKVPEDEPEPVNVALSVSTLVFGVVVIGALAEVMSKTLDLGLEGTGAPPVITAILVAAISAAPEILTALRAALANRMQSVVNIAMGASLSTVILTVPVMEAMALYTGQPFHMAMTPVQTVMVFLTLLVSAINLNDGETNAIEGMTHFVLFATFIMLSLLGL; the protein is encoded by the coding sequence ATGCTCACACTCCTCAAGCAAGAAAAATTTCTGCTGTTGGCCGTTCTCGCCGCCGTCGTTGCGTACCCGCTAGAGCCGTGGATGTTGCACAGCGGCCAACCCGTCGCGCTCGCCGCCGGGCTGGTGCTGATCGCGTTCATCGTCGTCGCCTCGATGCGCGTGGCTCATCACGCCGAATTGCTCGCCGAAAAAGTCGGCGATCCTTACGGCACGATGATTCTGACCCTCGCCGCCGTGCTGGTCGAAGTGGTGATCCTGGCGATCATGATGAGCAACGAAGCCTCGCCGACCCTGGTGCGTGACACGATTTACTCGGCGGTGATGCTCGACATCAACGGCATTCTCGGTCTCGCCGCTTTGATGGGCGGGATCAAGCATGGCGAACAGTCCTACAACGACGACTCGGCGCGCAGCTACAGCGTGATGATCCTCACTGCCATGGGGGTTTCAATGGTGGTGCCGGAGTTCATTCCTGAAGCGAATTGGAAGGTTTATTCGGCGTTCACCATCGGCGCGATGATCGTGCTCTACACCTTGTTTTTGCGCATGCAGGTCGGGCCGCACAGTTATTTTTTCAGCTACAGCTATCCGGAAAAACGCCGCAAGAAAGTCCCGGAAGACGAACCTGAGCCGGTCAACGTGGCGCTTAGCGTCAGTACGCTGGTATTTGGCGTTGTGGTGATTGGCGCCTTGGCCGAGGTGATGTCCAAGACCCTCGACCTGGGGCTGGAAGGAACGGGAGCACCGCCGGTGATCACGGCGATCCTGGTAGCGGCGATTTCCGCTGCGCCGGAGATTTTGACCGCATTGCGCGCGGCATTGGCCAACCGCATGCAGTCGGTGGTCAACATCGCCATGGGCGCTTCGCTGTCGACGGTAATCTTGACGGTGCCGGTGATGGAAGCGATGGCGCTCTACACCGGCCAGCCATTTCATATGGCGATGACCCCGGTGCAGACGGTGATGGTTTTTCTGACGTTGCTCGTCAGTGCGATCAACCTCAACGACGGCGAAACCAATGCCATTGAAGGCATGACTCACTTCGTGTTGTTTGCGACGTTTATCATGTTGTCGTTGCTTGGCCTCTAA
- a CDS encoding SDR family oxidoreductase — translation MSTAKTALIIGASRGLGLGLVKTLLADGWQVTATVRNPQKADALQALGKVRIEKLDMDDQQAVIALSQQLKGEVFDLLFVNAGVKGPEVQTPGGGATLAEVGQLFFTNAVAPINLAQRFVGQIRDGSGVLAFMSSGLGSVTVADAPELALYKASKAALNSMTNTFVTQLGEQKLTVLSLHPGWVKTDMGGEGADLDVETSTRGLVDQVNAYTGKGGHYFVNYKGETIPW, via the coding sequence ATGTCCACGGCAAAAACCGCACTCATCATCGGCGCTTCTCGGGGCTTGGGCCTCGGGTTGGTGAAAACCTTGCTGGCCGACGGCTGGCAAGTCACCGCTACCGTGCGCAACCCGCAGAAGGCCGATGCGTTGCAAGCGCTGGGCAAGGTGCGGATTGAAAAACTCGACATGGATGATCAGCAAGCCGTCATCGCCCTGAGCCAACAGCTCAAGGGTGAAGTGTTTGACCTGTTGTTTGTGAATGCCGGCGTCAAGGGCCCGGAAGTTCAGACGCCTGGTGGCGGCGCGACGCTGGCCGAAGTCGGGCAACTGTTTTTCACCAACGCAGTGGCACCGATCAACCTGGCCCAGCGTTTCGTCGGGCAGATTCGTGACGGCAGCGGTGTGTTGGCGTTCATGAGTTCCGGGCTGGGTAGCGTAACCGTGGCGGACGCACCGGAGCTGGCGCTGTACAAGGCCAGTAAGGCCGCGTTGAACTCGATGACCAACACCTTCGTGACGCAATTGGGCGAACAGAAACTCACCGTGTTGTCACTGCATCCGGGCTGGGTGAAGACAGACATGGGCGGCGAAGGCGCAGACCTGGATGTGGAAACCAGCACCCGCGGGTTGGTTGATCAGGTGAATGCGTATACCGGTAAGGGCGGCCATTATTTTGTGAACTACAAAGGTGAGACCATTCCCTGGTAA
- a CDS encoding 8-oxoguanine deaminase, with the protein MPATRTWLKNPLAIFTANGLDARGGLVLQDGLIVEVLAAGQQPSSPCGQVFDAREHVILPGLINTHHHFYQTLTRAWAPVVNQPLFPWLKTLYPVWARLTPEKLALATKVALAELLLSGCTTAADHHYLFPEGLENAIDVQVESVRELGMRAMLTRGSMSLGEKDGGLPPQQTVQEGEVILADSQRLITEYHERGDGAQIQIALAPCSPFSVTPEIMSASAELANKLDVRLHTHLAETLDEEDFCLQRFGLRTVDYLDSVGWLGPRTWLAHGIHFNPDEIARLGAAGTGICHCPSSNMRLASGICPTLDLTAAGALLGLGVDGSASNDASNMMLETRQALYIQRLRYGAEKITPELVLGWATKGSASLLGRTDIGELAVGKQADLALFKLDELRFSGSHDPVSALLLCGADRADRVMVGGKWRVIDGQVEGLDLKGLIADHSQAARQLIAGT; encoded by the coding sequence ATGCCTGCGACCCGTACCTGGTTAAAAAATCCCCTCGCGATCTTCACTGCCAATGGCCTCGATGCCCGTGGCGGCCTGGTGCTGCAAGACGGTTTGATCGTCGAAGTGCTCGCCGCTGGCCAGCAACCGTCCTCACCTTGTGGACAAGTCTTCGATGCCCGCGAGCATGTGATTCTGCCCGGCCTGATCAACACCCATCACCATTTCTATCAAACCCTGACCCGCGCCTGGGCGCCGGTGGTCAATCAGCCGTTGTTCCCGTGGCTGAAAACCCTGTACCCGGTCTGGGCGCGCCTCACGCCTGAAAAACTCGCCCTGGCCACCAAAGTCGCGTTGGCCGAGTTGCTGCTGTCCGGCTGCACCACCGCCGCCGATCACCACTATCTGTTCCCGGAAGGCCTGGAAAACGCGATCGACGTGCAAGTCGAAAGCGTTCGCGAACTGGGAATGCGCGCCATGCTGACGCGCGGTTCCATGAGCCTCGGCGAAAAGGACGGTGGCCTGCCACCGCAGCAAACCGTGCAGGAAGGCGAAGTGATTCTCGCCGACAGTCAGCGCTTGATTACCGAGTACCACGAGCGTGGCGACGGTGCACAAATCCAGATCGCCCTGGCGCCCTGCTCGCCGTTCTCGGTGACGCCGGAAATCATGTCCGCCAGCGCCGAACTGGCGAACAAACTCGATGTGCGCCTGCACACACACCTGGCTGAAACCCTCGACGAAGAGGACTTCTGCCTGCAACGCTTTGGCCTGCGCACCGTGGATTACCTGGACAGCGTCGGCTGGCTCGGCCCGCGCACCTGGCTGGCCCACGGCATCCATTTCAACCCGGACGAAATCGCCCGCCTCGGCGCGGCCGGCACCGGTATCTGCCATTGCCCGAGTTCGAATATGCGCCTGGCGTCCGGCATCTGTCCGACGCTGGACCTGACCGCCGCGGGTGCGTTGCTGGGCCTGGGAGTGGACGGCTCGGCGTCTAACGATGCGTCGAACATGATGCTCGAAACCCGTCAGGCGCTGTACATCCAGCGGCTGCGTTATGGCGCCGAGAAGATCACCCCGGAACTGGTCCTGGGCTGGGCGACCAAGGGTTCGGCGAGTTTGCTGGGGCGTACCGATATCGGTGAGTTGGCGGTGGGCAAGCAGGCGGATCTGGCGCTGTTCAAACTCGATGAGCTGCGGTTTTCCGGCAGCCATGATCCGGTGTCGGCGTTGCTGCTGTGTGGTGCGGATCGGGCGGATCGGGTGATGGTTGGCGGCAAGTGGCGGGTGATTGATGGGCAGGTTGAAGGGCTGGATCTCAAAGGCTTGATTGCCGATCACAGCCAGGCGGCTCGGCAGTTGATTGCCGGGACCTGA
- a CDS encoding ABC transporter ATP-binding protein, whose amino-acid sequence MPNPVPIPDPIPNQASRLQLRKISKRYPGCLANDAIDLSIAPGEIHALLGENGAGKSTLMKIIYGVTHADSGEVIWQGQRVAMRNPAQARGLGIGMVFQHFSLFETLSVAQNIALAMGAAAGTPKQLEPKIREVSQRYGMALEPERLVHSLSIGERQRVEIIRCLMQDIRLLILDEPTSVLTPQEAHELFVTLRRLAVEGCSILFISHKLGEVRALCHSATVLRGGRVAGHCVPAECSDQQLARLMVGEAAELITDYPKVVGGEAFLNVSGLSWHNPDPFGCSLKDINLEVRSGEIVGIAGVAGNGQDELLALLSGEERLNRNDGATVRFAGQAVAHLRPDARRKLGLAFVPAERLGHGAVPELSLADNALLTAFQQGLVSNGLIQRGKVEALAEEIVRRFGVKTPNTQTAARSLSGGNLQKFILGREILQQPKLLVAAHPTWGVDVGAAATIHRALIALRDAGAAILVISEDLDELFQICDRLGALCSGRLSPLKATVDTRLTDVGGWMAGQFDVPHSPAPATL is encoded by the coding sequence ATGCCCAACCCCGTGCCGATCCCCGATCCGATCCCCAATCAAGCCTCGCGCCTGCAGCTACGTAAAATCAGCAAACGCTACCCCGGTTGCCTGGCCAACGATGCCATCGACCTGAGCATCGCTCCCGGTGAAATCCATGCCCTGCTCGGTGAAAACGGCGCGGGCAAAAGTACGCTGATGAAGATCATCTACGGCGTCACCCACGCCGATTCCGGGGAAGTGATCTGGCAAGGACAACGCGTTGCCATGCGCAATCCTGCCCAGGCACGCGGGCTTGGGATTGGCATGGTGTTCCAGCACTTCTCGCTGTTCGAAACCCTGAGCGTGGCGCAAAACATTGCGCTGGCCATGGGCGCGGCGGCCGGGACACCAAAACAATTGGAGCCGAAGATTCGTGAGGTTTCCCAACGCTACGGCATGGCGCTGGAACCGGAACGACTTGTCCACAGCCTGTCCATCGGCGAACGCCAACGGGTCGAAATCATTCGCTGCCTGATGCAGGACATTCGTCTGCTGATTCTCGATGAGCCCACCTCGGTGCTGACGCCACAAGAAGCGCACGAATTGTTCGTCACCTTGCGTCGACTGGCGGTCGAGGGCTGCAGCATTCTGTTTATCAGCCACAAGCTCGGCGAAGTCCGCGCGTTATGCCACAGCGCCACGGTGCTGCGCGGCGGTCGGGTGGCCGGGCATTGCGTGCCGGCCGAGTGCTCGGATCAGCAACTGGCGCGGTTGATGGTCGGTGAAGCGGCCGAGCTGATTACTGACTATCCGAAGGTGGTCGGTGGTGAGGCATTTTTGAATGTCAGTGGATTGTCCTGGCATAACCCGGACCCGTTCGGCTGCTCGCTGAAGGACATCAACCTTGAAGTACGCAGCGGTGAAATTGTCGGCATCGCCGGGGTAGCGGGCAACGGTCAGGATGAGTTGCTGGCGTTGCTCAGCGGTGAGGAACGGCTGAACCGCAACGACGGTGCAACTGTCCGTTTCGCCGGGCAAGCGGTCGCCCATTTGCGCCCCGATGCCCGGCGCAAACTCGGTCTGGCCTTTGTCCCCGCCGAACGTCTGGGCCATGGCGCGGTTCCGGAACTGAGCCTGGCCGACAACGCCCTGCTCACGGCTTTTCAGCAAGGGCTGGTGAGCAATGGCCTGATCCAGCGTGGCAAAGTCGAGGCGCTGGCCGAAGAGATCGTCCGCCGTTTCGGGGTGAAGACGCCCAATACCCAAACGGCGGCCCGCAGCCTGTCCGGCGGCAACCTGCAGAAATTCATCCTTGGCCGGGAAATCCTTCAGCAGCCAAAACTGCTGGTGGCCGCGCACCCGACCTGGGGCGTGGACGTCGGCGCGGCAGCAACCATTCACCGCGCGCTGATTGCCTTGCGCGATGCCGGCGCGGCGATCCTGGTGATCTCCGAAGACCTCGATGAACTGTTCCAGATTTGCGATCGCCTCGGCGCCTTGTGCAGCGGACGATTGTCGCCGCTCAAGGCCACCGTCGACACTCGCCTGACCGATGTCGGTGGCTGGATGGCCGGCCAGTTCGACGTCCCTCATTCACCTGCACCCGCAACGCTTTAA
- a CDS encoding 2-oxoglutarate and iron-dependent oxygenase domain-containing protein, producing the protein MNQLPIIDIAPLYSDDAHAWQSVATQIDRACRDWGFFYIKGHPISVARIDAVLDHAHRFFALPAAEKLKIDITQTQHHRGYGAIATEQLDPSKPSDLKETFDMGLHFPADHPEVLAEKPLRGPNRHPSMPGWEALMEQHYVDMQALAQTLLRAMTMALNIERDFFDTRFNEPVSVLRMIHYPPRHTASSEDQQGAGAHTDYGCITLLYQDAAGGLQVRNVKGEWIDAPPIEGTFVVNLGDMMARWSNDRYLSTPHRVISPLGVDRYSMPFFAEPHPDTAIECLPGCQDELHPAKYPATTCAEFLLSRFADTYAYRREQEAV; encoded by the coding sequence ATGAATCAACTCCCGATCATCGACATCGCTCCGCTCTACAGCGACGACGCCCATGCCTGGCAATCCGTCGCCACGCAAATCGACCGCGCCTGCCGCGACTGGGGCTTTTTCTACATCAAAGGTCACCCGATCAGCGTCGCGCGCATCGATGCCGTGCTCGACCACGCCCACCGTTTCTTCGCCCTGCCCGCCGCCGAAAAGCTCAAGATCGACATCACCCAGACCCAACACCATCGCGGCTACGGCGCCATCGCCACCGAGCAGTTGGACCCGAGCAAACCCAGTGACCTGAAAGAAACCTTCGACATGGGCCTGCACTTTCCGGCCGATCACCCGGAAGTACTGGCGGAAAAACCGCTGCGCGGCCCCAACCGCCATCCATCGATGCCGGGTTGGGAAGCGCTGATGGAGCAGCATTACGTCGACATGCAAGCCCTCGCCCAAACCCTGCTGCGGGCGATGACGATGGCGCTGAACATCGAACGCGACTTCTTCGATACCCGCTTCAATGAGCCCGTCAGCGTGCTGCGGATGATCCACTACCCGCCACGCCACACCGCCAGTTCTGAAGACCAGCAAGGCGCCGGCGCCCACACCGATTACGGCTGCATCACCCTGCTCTATCAGGACGCCGCCGGCGGCCTGCAAGTACGCAACGTCAAAGGTGAGTGGATCGATGCGCCGCCCATCGAAGGCACCTTCGTGGTCAACCTCGGCGACATGATGGCGCGCTGGAGCAACGACCGTTACCTGTCGACGCCGCACCGGGTTATCAGCCCGCTGGGGGTGGACCGTTACTCGATGCCGTTCTTCGCCGAGCCACACCCGGACACCGCCATCGAATGCCTGCCCGGTTGCCAGGACGAACTGCACCCGGCGAAATATCCGGCCACCACCTGCGCCGAATTTCTGCTCTCGCGCTTCGCCGATACCTACGCCTATCGACGGGAACAGGAAGCGGTGTGA
- a CDS encoding adenosine deaminase — MYDWLNALPKAELHLHLEGSLEPELLFALAERNKIALPWNDVETLRKAYAFNNLQEFLDLYYQGADVLRTSQDFYDLTWAYLLRCKAQNVIHTEPFFDPQTHTDRGVPFEVVLNGIAAALKDGEQQLGITSGLILSFLRHLSEDEAQKTLDQALPFRDAFVAVGLDSSEMGHPPSKFQRVFDRARHEGFLTVAHAGEEGPPEYIWEAIDLLKIQRIDHGVRAIEDERLMQRIIDEQIPLTVCPLSNTKLCVFDHMSQHNILDMLERGVKVTVNSDDPAYFGGYVTENFHALYTDLGMTQDQAKRLAQNSLDARLVKP; from the coding sequence ATGTACGACTGGCTGAACGCCCTGCCCAAGGCAGAACTGCACTTGCACCTGGAAGGCTCGCTGGAGCCTGAGTTGCTGTTCGCCCTGGCCGAACGCAACAAGATCGCCCTGCCGTGGAACGACGTCGAAACCCTGCGCAAGGCCTACGCCTTTAACAACCTGCAAGAGTTTCTCGACCTGTACTACCAGGGCGCCGACGTGTTGCGCACCTCTCAGGATTTCTACGACCTGACCTGGGCTTACCTGTTGCGTTGCAAGGCGCAGAACGTGATTCACACCGAGCCGTTCTTCGATCCGCAGACTCACACCGACCGTGGTGTGCCATTCGAAGTGGTGCTCAACGGCATCGCTGCCGCACTTAAAGATGGCGAGCAGCAACTGGGCATCACCAGCGGTTTGATCCTGAGCTTCCTGCGCCACTTGAGCGAAGACGAAGCGCAGAAAACCCTCGACCAGGCGCTGCCGTTCCGCGATGCGTTCGTGGCTGTCGGCCTGGACAGTTCGGAGATGGGTCACCCGCCGAGCAAGTTCCAGCGTGTGTTTGATCGTGCCCGTCACGAAGGCTTCCTGACCGTCGCCCACGCCGGTGAAGAAGGCCCGCCGGAATACATCTGGGAAGCCATCGACCTGCTGAAAATCCAGCGCATCGACCATGGCGTGCGCGCCATCGAAGACGAGCGTCTGATGCAGCGGATCATCGACGAACAGATCCCGCTGACCGTGTGCCCGTTGTCCAACACCAAGCTCTGCGTGTTCGATCACATGTCCCAGCACAACATTCTCGACATGCTCGAACGTGGTGTGAAAGTGACCGTGAACTCCGACGACCCGGCGTACTTCGGCGGTTATGTCACCGAGAACTTCCACGCGCTGTATACCGACTTGGGCATGACCCAGGATCAGGCCAAGCGTTTGGCGCAGAACAGCCTGGATGCTCGACTGGTAAAGCCATAA
- a CDS encoding MerR family transcriptional regulator translates to MRIGELAQASAVSRDTLRFYEQRGLIAAQRSANGYRDYPADMVQLVLYIKTAQRLGFTLGEIGNSVAALWQSPDPDSAVTQLLQDKLKLIETRMAELGALRNELQQRLGQRCPLNP, encoded by the coding sequence ATGCGCATCGGTGAATTAGCCCAGGCCAGCGCCGTCAGCCGCGACACGCTGCGCTTCTACGAGCAGCGCGGGTTGATCGCCGCGCAACGCAGCGCCAACGGTTATCGCGACTACCCGGCGGACATGGTGCAACTGGTGCTGTACATCAAAACCGCTCAACGGCTGGGGTTTACCCTCGGCGAGATCGGCAACAGCGTCGCCGCGTTATGGCAGTCGCCCGACCCGGACAGCGCCGTCACGCAACTGCTGCAAGACAAGCTCAAGTTGATCGAAACCCGGATGGCCGAACTCGGCGCGCTGCGCAACGAGTTGCAGCAACGGCTCGGCCAGCGTTGTCCACTGAATCCGTGA
- a CDS encoding ABC transporter permease encodes MDIDLLSNIFYAMVRCGTPLLLVALGELICEKSGVLNLGQEGMMLFGAVIGFIVALNSGNLWLGVLLAMLAGMLLSSLFALVALVFNANQVATGLALTIFGVGLSTFVGAAWVGKPLAGFEPVAIPYLSEIPLIGRMLFAQDLLVYLSFALFALVAWAILKSRVGLIIQAVGENPDAASAMGLPVLAVRTLAVLFGGAMAGLAGAYLSLAYTPMWAENMSAGRGWIALALVVFASWRVWRLLLGAYLFGLASILHLVAQGLGLAIPSSLLAMLPYVATIVVLVLLSRDAVRTRLYAPVSLGQPWQGGH; translated from the coding sequence ATGGATATCGATCTGCTGAGCAATATTTTCTACGCCATGGTCCGCTGCGGTACGCCGTTGCTGTTGGTGGCGCTGGGGGAACTGATCTGCGAGAAGAGCGGCGTCCTCAATCTGGGCCAGGAAGGCATGATGCTGTTTGGCGCGGTGATCGGTTTTATCGTCGCGCTGAACAGCGGCAACCTGTGGCTTGGCGTGTTGCTGGCGATGCTCGCCGGGATGCTGCTGTCGTCGCTGTTTGCCTTGGTGGCGCTGGTGTTCAACGCCAATCAGGTGGCCACCGGGTTGGCGCTGACGATCTTCGGTGTGGGTCTGTCGACGTTTGTCGGCGCAGCGTGGGTCGGTAAACCGCTGGCGGGTTTTGAGCCGGTGGCGATTCCGTATTTGAGCGAGATTCCGCTGATCGGCCGGATGCTGTTTGCCCAGGATTTACTGGTGTATCTGTCGTTCGCGCTGTTTGCACTGGTGGCGTGGGCGATCCTTAAAAGTCGCGTCGGGCTGATCATTCAAGCGGTTGGGGAAAACCCGGACGCGGCCAGTGCGATGGGTTTGCCGGTATTGGCTGTGCGTACGTTGGCGGTGTTGTTTGGCGGAGCGATGGCCGGGTTGGCCGGGGCTTATTTGTCGTTGGCCTATACGCCGATGTGGGCCGAGAACATGAGCGCCGGACGCGGCTGGATTGCCTTGGCGCTGGTGGTGTTTGCCAGTTGGCGGGTGTGGCGGTTGTTGCTCGGAGCGTATCTGTTCGGACTCGCCAGCATCCTGCATCTGGTGGCGCAGGGGTTGGGGCTGGCGATTCCGTCGAGTCTGCTGGCGATGCTGCCGTATGTCGCGACCATTGTAGTGCTGGTGCTGTTGTCACGGGATGCGGTGCGCACACGGTTGTATGCGCCGGTGTCGTTGGGGCAGCCGTGGCAGGGTGGGCATTAG